The sequence GGCGTGGGCCCGCGCGATGCTCCACTCCGGTGAGGTCCTGGACCTCTCCGACACGCCGGCCATCAAGGTGGACAAGCACTCCACGGGCGGCGTGGGCGACAAGGTGTCCCTGAGCCTCGCGCCCCTGGCGGCCGCCTGCGGCGTGCCCGTCCCCATGATCTCCGGCCGCGGCCTGGGTCACACCGGCGGCACCCTGGACAAGCTGGAGTCCATCCCCGGCTTCAACGTGAACCTGTCCACCGCGGACTACCGCCGGCTGGTGCGCGAGGTGGGGTGCTGCCTCATCGGCCAGACGGCCCAGGTGGCCCCGGCCGACAAGAAGCTCTACGCGCTGCGCGACGTGACGGCGACGGTGGACTGCATCCCGCTCATCGCGTCGTCCATCATGAGCAAGAAGCTGGCGGAGGGCATCGACGCGCTGGTGCTCGACGTGAAGGTGGGCAGCGGCGCCTTCATGAAGACGGCGGACGACGCGCGCGTGCTGGCCCGGACCATGATTGGCCTGGGCGCGGAGATGAACCGCAAGGTCGTGGCCCTGCTCACGGACATGGATCAGCCCCTGGGCCGCCAGGTGGGCAACGCCCTGGAGGTCCGCGAGGCCGTGGACATGCTCCGTGGCGACGCGCCCGACGACTACACGGAGATCACCTACGCCCTGACGGCGGAGATGCTGGTGCTGGGTAGGAAGGCCGCCAACGTGGAGGAGGCGCGCGGGATGCTGCGCCGCTCCGTGGAGGACGGCAGCGCCATCCAGAAGCTCAAGGAGATCGTCCAGTCGCAGGGCGGCGACCCGCGCTCCATCGACGACTATTCGCTGCTGCCCACCGCGAAGGCCACGACGGACGTGGTGGCGCCGCGCGACGGCTTCGTCACCGGCATCCACACGGAAGGCGTGGGGCTGGCGGCGGTGGCGCTGGGCGCGGGGCGGCAGCGCGTGGACAGCAAGATCGACCCGGCCGTGGGCTTCACGCTGCTCAAGAAGGTGGGGGACGCGGTGAAGCAGGGCGAGCCCGTGGTGCAGGTGCACTACAACGACGCGAAGCCCGTGGAGGACGTGAAGGCGCGGCTGCTCGCGGCCTACCGGTTTGGCGACCGGGCGCCCGCGGCCCGCCCGCTGGTGCTGGAGCGGCTGGAGTAGTTAGCCCATCCCCATGGCCCCCACGTTCCGCGAGCTGCTGTCCGAGGTGAAGAAGGAGATCCGCGAGGTCTCCCACGAGCACGTCCGCCAACTGCTGGTGACGGGCGCGAAGGTGAAGCTCGTGGACGTGCGCGAGGCCGACGAGTACGCCGGGGGCCGGCTCCCCGGCGCGGTGCACATCCCCCGGGGCTACCTGGAGCTGCGCATCGAGGAGAAGGCGGACCGCGACGAGGAGCTGGTCCTCTACTGCGCGGGCGGCACCCGGTCCGCGCTCGCGGCCCGCACGCTGCGGGACCTGGGCTACACGCGCGTGTCGTCGCTCGCGGGCGGCTACAACCGCTGGAGCGACGCGGCCTTCCCGGTGGAGAAGCCCGTCGTCCTCTCCGCCGAGCAGAAGGAGCGCTACCGCCGCCACCTCATCCTCCCGGAGGTGGGGGAGGAGGGGCAGGCGAAGCTGCTCAAGTCGAGGGTGCTGCTGCTGGGCGCGGGCGGGCTGGGCTCACCCGCGGCGCTGTACCTGGCGGCGGCGGGCGTGGGCACGCTGGGCGTGGTGGACGCGGACGTGGTGGACCTGAGCAACCTCCAGCGGCAGGTGCTGCACACCCTGGAGCGCCGGGGCCAGCCCAAGGTCCAGAGCGCGAAGGCGGCCCTCGAGGCGCTCAACCCGGACGTGAAGGTGGTGCCCTTCCAGGAGCGGCTCACCAGCGCCAACGTGGAGCGCATCCTCGCGGACTTCGACGTCGTGCTGGACGGCGGGGACAACTTCCCCACGCGCTACCTGCTCAACGACGCGTGCGTGCGCATGGGGATGCCCAACGTGCACGGCTCCGTGTTCCGCTTCGAGGGCCAGGTGACGACCTTCGTCCCCGGCCAGGGGCCCTGCTACCGCTGCCTCTACCCCGCGCCGCCCCCGCCGGAGCTGGCGCCCTCCTGCGCGGAAGCCGGCGTGCTGGGCGTGCTGCCGGGGACCATCGGGATGCTCCAGGCCACGGAGGCCCTGAAGCTGCTGCTCGGGGTGGGGGAGACGCTCGTGGGGCGGCTGCTCACCTTCGACGCGCTGGGCACGCGCTTCCAGGAGCTCAAGCTGCGCCGGGACCCGGAGTGCCCCGTGTGCGCGCCGGGGGCGAAGGTGGAGCTCATCGATTACGAGCAGTTCTGCGCCACGGGGGCCTGAAGGGCGCCGGTGGATGCATTTTCAGGGGCAACGGATTCGACCGGCCCGCGTATGATGCCGCCAGCCTGGACCCTGGGGCGGTGGTGGAACGCGACCCGGGTCGGATACGAGAGCGGCAGCGGCAGGGAGACGACGGCGATGTCCGAGCAGAACGAGAACCAGGACACCAGGACGGGAGAGGACCGGCGCGACTCGCCCCGCGTCCCCATGCGCCTGAAGGTCGGCTGGGACGGGGCGGATGGTTTCCTGGAGCGTGCGGGGGACCTGTCCCTGGGCGGTGTGGGCTGGGTGGGCGAAGCCCTGGACGAGGGGAAGGACGTGATGGTGCGCTTCACGTTGCCCTCGGCCTCCGAAGAGGCGGTGGTGAAGGGCAAGGTGCTGGCTCCGAAGGCCGGCATGTCCGGCCCGGTGGTGCGCGTGCGCTTCGTGGACCTGCCGGTGGAGCTGGAGCTGGCCATCGCCCGGCACCTGGACGAGCAGAGCAAGGACGAACCCCGGGGCGCCCGCTAGGGCGTTATCGGGATGGACGGGCGCCGGTGGACGGCGTCCGACGTGAAGGAGGGCGGCATGGCGGACGAGATTCCCTGGGAGCGGCTGTTCGAGGAGGCCCTGCGGGTGCGTCAGCGCGCGCACGTGCCGTACTCGAAGTTCCCCGTGGGGGCCGCCGTGCTGTACGCGGACGGCTCCATCGTGGCCGGCTGCAACGTGGAGAACGCCACCTACGGCCTCACCGTCTGCGCGGAGCGCAACGCGTTCGTCGCGGGCGTGGCCCAGGGCCGTGAGAAGCCGGTGGCCGTGGCCGTCGTCGTGGACACCCCGGAGCCCTGTCCTCCCTGTGGCATGTGCCGCCAGGTGATGGCCGAGTTCGCCGGGCCGGACCTTCCGGTGCGAAGCCGCACCCTGAACGGGCAGGAGGCGCGCTATCCGCTCAGCGAGCTGCTGCCGCACGCCTTCACCCGTTCCTTCCTCTAGGACCTCTCTCAAGTGGACTTGCTTCTCACTGGCGCCACCGTCGTCACCATGAACCGCGACCGCGAGGTGCTGCCTCGCGCGGACGTGCTCGTGCAGGACGGGCGCATCGCGAAGGTGGGCCGGGGCCTGAAGGTGAAGGGCGCCCGCCGCGTCCTGGACCTCGCCGGGCAGGTGGTGATGCCCGGCCTCATCCACGGCCACCTGCACGCCTGCCAGACGCTCTTTCGCGGCCACGCGGACAAGCGCGAGCTGCTGGACTGGCTGAAGGAGCGCATCTGGCCCATGGAGGCGGCGCACGACGCGGCCTCCCTGCGCGCCAGCGCGGACCTCACCTTCGCGGAGCTCATCCGCTCCGGCTCCACGGCGGCGCTCGACATGGGCACCGTGCACCACTACGACGCCGTCTTCGAGTCCGCGCGCGACTGCGGCTACCGGCTCGTCGGTGGCAAGGCGATGATGGACTCCGGCGCGGAGGTGCCCGCCGGCCTGCGTGAGACGACGGCGGACTCGCTGTCGGAGAGCCTGGCGCTGATGGAGCGCTGGCACGGCACCCACGACAACCGCCTGCGCTACGCGTTCGCGCCGCGCTTCGCCCTGTCCTGCACGCCGGAGCTGCTGCGGGAGGTGGGCCGGCTGTCGCGGGAGAAGGGCGTGCGGATCCACTCGCACGCCAGCGAGAACCCGAAGGAGACGGAGGTCGTCCGTCAGGTGACGGGGCAGGACAACATCGCCTTCTTCCACGGGCTGGGGCTCACCGGGAACCACGTCACGCTGGCCCACTGCGTCTGGGTGGAGGGCGACGAGCAGCGGCTGTTGCGTGAGTCCGGCACGGTGGTGTGTCACTGCCCGGGCTCCAACCTGAAGCTCGCGTCGGGCTACGCGCGCATCCCGGAGCTCTTGAAGGACGGCATCCCCGTGGCGCTGGGGGCGGACGGCGCCCCGTGCAACAACACGCTGGATTTGTTCCACGAGATGCGGCTCGCGTCCGTGCTGCACAACCCGCGTGTGGGCCCGGTGGCGATGACGCCCATGCACGTCCTGGAGATGGCCACGCTGCACGGCGCGCGCGCCCTGGGCCTGGAGGACGAGGTGGGCTCCGTGGAAGTGGGCAAGCGCGCGGACCTCACGGTGGTGGACACGCGCGGCTTCCACTTCTGCCCGCTGCCGGAGGACGTGACGGGGCCGCTGGTGTACTCGGCGCGCTCCACGGACGTGTCGCACGTGCTCATCGACGGCAAGCTGGTGCTGCGCGAGGGCGAATTGACGACGCTGGACGCGAACGCGGTGCTGACCAACGCCCGCACGCAGGCCACGAAGCTCTTCGCCCGCGCGAAGCTGCAGGCCTCCTAGCGGCGCTGCCGGGCGGGCGTCGCGTCCGGGGCCGGCTGCGAGGCGCCCTGCGCGCGGGGCAGGCGCAGCACGAAGGACGTGGCCCAGCCCTCCGCGTCCTCCACCGCCAGCCGCCCGCCGTGGGCCTCCGCCGCCAGCCGGGAGAAGTACAGCCCCAGGCCGTAGCCCCGGCGGCCCTCCTTCTCGCGGCTGCCCTGCACGTACTTGTCGAAGAGGGACTCGCGCGCCTCCGGCGGGATGGCGATGCCGTCGTTGCGCACCGCCAGCCACTGCTGGCCTTCCGTCTCACCCGCCTCCAGGCGCACCCGTCCGCCGGACGGCGCGTAGCGGAGCGCGTTGGTGGCCAGGTTCTCCACCACGCGGATGAGCAGGCCCGCGTCGCCGACGAGCTGGAAGCCGGGCGGGCAGGACAGCTCCAGCCTGATTTTTCGCAGCCGGGCCGCGCCATCCAGCGAGCGGCGCACCTCGTCGAACAGCGGCGCCACCGGGAAGGGCTGCCTGCGCGGGGACAGCCGGCCCTGCTCCAGCCGGGGCACGTCCAGGAGGTCGCTGATCATCCGGTCCAGGCGCGCGGTGACGGCCAGGCCCGTGCGCACGGACTCCACCATGGGCGTGCCGATGGGCAGCTCCTGCTCCATCCACGACAGCGACAGCGTCACGGCGGACAGGGGCGAGCGCAGGTCGTGCACCAGGAACTGCATCAGCTGTTCTTGATGGGCCTGGAGCGCCTCCAGTTGGGCGTTGCGCGCGTGGGCCTCGGAGAGCATGCGCTCGATGGTGCGGTGGGCGTCCTCCACGTCGTGGGTGCGGCGCGCCTCCAGCTGCCGGGCCACCTCCGCGTGCGACAGGTCCATTGCCAGCTGCCGCAGCCGTCCGGTGCCGTAGTGGCTCACCGCCGCCACCAGCACCAGCGTCACCGCGGCCACGACCATGGCGCCCGGGCCCACGCCCGCCTGATGCATGAGGACGGCCTGGGTCAGCGACGCCAGGCCCGCCGTGCCGTAGACGAGCCAGGGCATCAGCTCCAGGCCGGACAGCGCCACCACCAGCGCGAACAGCCCCAGGCTGAAGCCCGCCACGCCCGCAGGGAAGGGCGACACGGGCAGGGCCAACTGCTGGAGGCCGAACACCAGCCCCACGTCCACCAGCGACTGTACGACGCCCAGCTGCTTCGTCAGCGGCTTGAAGCGCAGCGCGAACAGCAGCGCCACCACGCCGCCGTAGCAGAGCAGCAGCGGCGGGTAGTGGGCCCAGTCCCGGGCGCCCGTCAGCCACAGCCCCAGGCTGACGGCGAAGAACACGGCCGTGCCCACCAGCCGCACCGCCGCCCCGGCGCCCAGGACGCGCCGCCTCTGGGCGGCCACCACCCGTGCAAGCTCATTCTCGAAGGCGACGGGAGGAGTCGGGTCCATGCGACACTCTCGTTTTCCCCGCTTCCTCTCCGCCCGGCAAGTTCGTGGCCGCATCGTCTTTCACGACCCCGGGTGGACCCCTAAGGACACGGAGTGGCGGGTGGGGGCTGTCTGGAGGCCCTGGCGCCGGCCGGGCTGGCGGGCGGTGGGTTCAAGGGGGCAATCATCCGCCCGGGGCAGGCGTAGTCACGGTGACACGCGCCTTGCGGCCGGATGCTTGTGAGCGTCGGAGTTCGTGTAAGGTGGCTGGGATTACGCACAGGCGGAGGTGAGAGCCGACATGTGGCAGCGATTCAAGAGAGCGATGCGGAGCTTCGCGGGCTTCTTCGTCTCCTCCATCGAGGATCCGGAGTTGATTCTCGAGCAGAACATCCGTGACCTGAACGACCAGGTCCCCAAGATGAACGAGTCCATCGCCATGGTCCGGGCGAATGTGACGCTGCTCGAGAAGGAGAACATGAAGTACCAGCAGGACGTGCGGGAGCTGACCGCCAAGGTGAAGGCCGCCATCCAGGCGGGCCGAGACGACCTGGCCGGCACCTACGCGACCAAGCTGCAGGGTGAGAAGGAAGCCCTCGCGCGCAACCAGGCGCAGTTGGACATCGCGAAGCAGGCCTACGAGAAGGCCCTGAACGTCAAGAAGGCGTTCATGCGCGAGAAGGACCGCAAGACCCAGGAGGCGATGAACGCCGTCCGGGACGCCCGGCGCGCCAAGTGGCAGGCGAAGGTCGCCGACACGATGGAGTCCTTCACCGTCGCGGGCGTGGACTCCACGCACGACGAGATGCTCCGCAAGGTCCAGGAGAAGACGGCCATCAACGAGGCGCGCATGCAGATGGCGCTGGAGTCGGTGGACCACCAGGCCGCGGCCATCGAGGAAGAGGCGGAGAAGATCCAGGGCGACGAGCTGGTCAAGCAGTTCAAGATGGAGATGGGCCTGCTGGACAGCCCCGCGCCGGTGTCGGACGTGGGCGCGGGTCCGGAAAAGACCATCGGCAAGAAGGTGGAGATCAAGTAGGTCTCCCCCCATGAAAGGGGCCGACGCACACGGATGAAGCTGCACCGCGGACCCGGCCTCTTTCTCTTCCTCGCGCTCTGTCTGCTGGGCGCGGGGTACGTCTTCGCCTCGCGGGCGGGTTACCTCGACCGCCTGCAGGCGCGCTTCTTTCCCTCCACCCGTGAGGCGGTGCGGCTGTCCCCGGGCGACTTCCCGGCGGGCGTCGCGGCCCCGGTGGCGGACGTGGCCTCCGTGCCACTGCGTCCCGTGCTCATCGGCTTCACCCCGCGTGGCTCGGCCTCCGCGCTGCTCGTGGCCACCGGCGGCGCCACCACGCTGGACAACCCCGCCACGCCCCCCGGCGCCGCGCAGGGGCTGCTCAAGACGGCGTACGCGCTGGATGCCCGCGCGGTGCTCTTCGCTCGCGAGGAGGAGCTGAAGCAGGCCCTGTCCGTGGGCGCGGAGAACGGCGGTGTGGACATGGCGGCCCTGTCGGTGGACCGGCTCGCGTCGTGGGCGCCCACCTTGAGGGACGCGGCGCCGCGCACGGTGCTGCTCGTGGGGCGCAGCCGGGGCCAGGAGGCCATGGCGGCGGTGGGCGTGCCGGACCTGGCCGGCCTGCGCGGCAAGCGGGTGGGCGTGTATCCGGGCGGCTCGTCGCACTACTTCGCCCTCTGGGTGCTGGCGCGCGCGGGGCTGCGCACCTCGGACGTGCGGTGGGTGGACCTGCCCTCCACGCTGGACGCGGGCCGCGCGCTCCGGGAGGGCCGGGCGGACGTGGTGGTGGGGCTGTGGGGCGACGTGGAGCTGGCGGCGAGAGACAGGGGCGGCAAGGTGCTGGCCACCACGGCGGACGCGCCGCACCTGCTGGCCACGGTGCTGGTGGCCCGGGGCGACTTCGCGGCGCGCTACCCGGACGCGGTGCGGCGGGTGCTGCGTGGACTTCTGGACGCGGGGCAGGGCGTGCTGAAGGACCCGGCGGCCGGGGCGCGGCTGTTGGGCGAGGTGGCGCCCTACCTGGGCGACCCCACGGAGGCCATCCGGAGCGCCCCGCCCGCCACGCTGGCGGACAATCGGGCCTTCTTCGGACTTTCCGGCGAGGCGCCGGTTACCTATGACGAGCTCTTCCAGAGCGCCGCGGCGCTCTTCCAGAAGCTCAAGCGTGGGACGGCGCCCCCACCCGCGGAGGACACGCGGGACCTGGGCGCGCTGAAGTACGTCTCCGAGGCGCGGGGGCCGTAGAGCGGCCCGAGAGGGAAGGGGAGTCGGACGTGGCGAAGACACCGAACTACATCAAGGCCGCGTTCCTCCTGCCGGCCAACCTGGTGGGGCTGACGACGGCGGCCATGTCCAGCGCCGTGACGCAGGAGCCGCTGCCCATGATGGTGGCGCTGGGCGTGGAGGGCGTCTACCTGGCCGTCCTGTCGTCCATGAAGCGCTTCCAGCGCGCCGTGCGGGCGCAGCAGCCGGACAACCCGGAGGCCGCGCGCGCGGCGGTGGACTCGCTGCTCGCGGACCTGGCGCCGTCGCAGCGCGACCACTACCAGCAGCTGGTGGGGCTGAAGGAAAAGATTCTGGCCAACTACCGCAAGCTGCCCGCCGGGCGCGTGCTGGCCGCGAGCAGCGAGCCCAAGCTGGACGCACTGCTCACGTCCTTCCTGCGGCTCATCTCCGCGCTCAACCAGTACCGCACGTACCTCAACGGCTCCGACCGCGAGCACCTGACCGCCGAGGTCACGGCGCTGGAGGCGGAGGTCGCCGAGGAGCCCAACCCGCGCCTCAAGGACGTGAAGGGCAAGCGCGTGGAGATTTTGCGCAAGCGCCTGATGCGCTTCGACCAGGCGGGCGAGAGCCGCGAGGTGGTGAGCCACCAGCTGGCCGGCATCGAGGACCTGCTGCGGCTGACGCACGAGCAGTCCATCGCCATCCGGGACCCGGAGAGCGTCAACCGGCAGCTGGACGTGCTCTCCGCGGAGACGGAGGCCACGGACGAGACGGTGCGCCAGATGGAGCGCTTCCTCGACTTCACCG is a genomic window of Corallococcus macrosporus containing:
- a CDS encoding cytidine deaminase, with translation MADEIPWERLFEEALRVRQRAHVPYSKFPVGAAVLYADGSIVAGCNVENATYGLTVCAERNAFVAGVAQGREKPVAVAVVVDTPEPCPPCGMCRQVMAEFAGPDLPVRSRTLNGQEARYPLSELLPHAFTRSFL
- a CDS encoding sensor histidine kinase; the protein is MDPTPPVAFENELARVVAAQRRRVLGAGAAVRLVGTAVFFAVSLGLWLTGARDWAHYPPLLLCYGGVVALLFALRFKPLTKQLGVVQSLVDVGLVFGLQQLALPVSPFPAGVAGFSLGLFALVVALSGLELMPWLVYGTAGLASLTQAVLMHQAGVGPGAMVVAAVTLVLVAAVSHYGTGRLRQLAMDLSHAEVARQLEARRTHDVEDAHRTIERMLSEAHARNAQLEALQAHQEQLMQFLVHDLRSPLSAVTLSLSWMEQELPIGTPMVESVRTGLAVTARLDRMISDLLDVPRLEQGRLSPRRQPFPVAPLFDEVRRSLDGAARLRKIRLELSCPPGFQLVGDAGLLIRVVENLATNALRYAPSGGRVRLEAGETEGQQWLAVRNDGIAIPPEARESLFDKYVQGSREKEGRRGYGLGLYFSRLAAEAHGGRLAVEDAEGWATSFVLRLPRAQGASQPAPDATPARQRR
- a CDS encoding 5'-deoxyadenosine deaminase translates to MDLLLTGATVVTMNRDREVLPRADVLVQDGRIAKVGRGLKVKGARRVLDLAGQVVMPGLIHGHLHACQTLFRGHADKRELLDWLKERIWPMEAAHDAASLRASADLTFAELIRSGSTAALDMGTVHHYDAVFESARDCGYRLVGGKAMMDSGAEVPAGLRETTADSLSESLALMERWHGTHDNRLRYAFAPRFALSCTPELLREVGRLSREKGVRIHSHASENPKETEVVRQVTGQDNIAFFHGLGLTGNHVTLAHCVWVEGDEQRLLRESGTVVCHCPGSNLKLASGYARIPELLKDGIPVALGADGAPCNNTLDLFHEMRLASVLHNPRVGPVAMTPMHVLEMATLHGARALGLEDEVGSVEVGKRADLTVVDTRGFHFCPLPEDVTGPLVYSARSTDVSHVLIDGKLVLREGELTTLDANAVLTNARTQATKLFARAKLQAS
- a CDS encoding thymidine phosphorylase yields the protein MQPYELIKAKRDGGKLDPSDIQAFIQAYTAGTVADYQMAAMCMAIFFKGLDSRELGAWARAMLHSGEVLDLSDTPAIKVDKHSTGGVGDKVSLSLAPLAAACGVPVPMISGRGLGHTGGTLDKLESIPGFNVNLSTADYRRLVREVGCCLIGQTAQVAPADKKLYALRDVTATVDCIPLIASSIMSKKLAEGIDALVLDVKVGSGAFMKTADDARVLARTMIGLGAEMNRKVVALLTDMDQPLGRQVGNALEVREAVDMLRGDAPDDYTEITYALTAEMLVLGRKAANVEEARGMLRRSVEDGSAIQKLKEIVQSQGGDPRSIDDYSLLPTAKATTDVVAPRDGFVTGIHTEGVGLAAVALGAGRQRVDSKIDPAVGFTLLKKVGDAVKQGEPVVQVHYNDAKPVEDVKARLLAAYRFGDRAPAARPLVLERLE
- a CDS encoding ABC transporter substrate-binding protein, whose product is MKLHRGPGLFLFLALCLLGAGYVFASRAGYLDRLQARFFPSTREAVRLSPGDFPAGVAAPVADVASVPLRPVLIGFTPRGSASALLVATGGATTLDNPATPPGAAQGLLKTAYALDARAVLFAREEELKQALSVGAENGGVDMAALSVDRLASWAPTLRDAAPRTVLLVGRSRGQEAMAAVGVPDLAGLRGKRVGVYPGGSSHYFALWVLARAGLRTSDVRWVDLPSTLDAGRALREGRADVVVGLWGDVELAARDRGGKVLATTADAPHLLATVLVARGDFAARYPDAVRRVLRGLLDAGQGVLKDPAAGARLLGEVAPYLGDPTEAIRSAPPATLADNRAFFGLSGEAPVTYDELFQSAAALFQKLKRGTAPPPAEDTRDLGALKYVSEARGP
- a CDS encoding PspA/IM30 family protein — encoded protein: MWQRFKRAMRSFAGFFVSSIEDPELILEQNIRDLNDQVPKMNESIAMVRANVTLLEKENMKYQQDVRELTAKVKAAIQAGRDDLAGTYATKLQGEKEALARNQAQLDIAKQAYEKALNVKKAFMREKDRKTQEAMNAVRDARRAKWQAKVADTMESFTVAGVDSTHDEMLRKVQEKTAINEARMQMALESVDHQAAAIEEEAEKIQGDELVKQFKMEMGLLDSPAPVSDVGAGPEKTIGKKVEIK
- a CDS encoding PilZ domain-containing protein; this translates as MSEQNENQDTRTGEDRRDSPRVPMRLKVGWDGADGFLERAGDLSLGGVGWVGEALDEGKDVMVRFTLPSASEEAVVKGKVLAPKAGMSGPVVRVRFVDLPVELELAIARHLDEQSKDEPRGAR
- the moeB gene encoding molybdopterin-synthase adenylyltransferase MoeB → MAPTFRELLSEVKKEIREVSHEHVRQLLVTGAKVKLVDVREADEYAGGRLPGAVHIPRGYLELRIEEKADRDEELVLYCAGGTRSALAARTLRDLGYTRVSSLAGGYNRWSDAAFPVEKPVVLSAEQKERYRRHLILPEVGEEGQAKLLKSRVLLLGAGGLGSPAALYLAAAGVGTLGVVDADVVDLSNLQRQVLHTLERRGQPKVQSAKAALEALNPDVKVVPFQERLTSANVERILADFDVVLDGGDNFPTRYLLNDACVRMGMPNVHGSVFRFEGQVTTFVPGQGPCYRCLYPAPPPPELAPSCAEAGVLGVLPGTIGMLQATEALKLLLGVGETLVGRLLTFDALGTRFQELKLRRDPECPVCAPGAKVELIDYEQFCATGA